The genomic stretch GAGACGGAGAAAGGGAGTCATGTCAGAGAAGTACTCTTCTAGCTGCTGCTCGTCTTTGAACCCTTGAACTCCTATTACTTTGATATTCGGAAGTTGTTCAGTTGCCTCAAGCATGGACCTCAGAGATACTACTGAATAACTGGGGATATCCAAATACCAAAGCTTTCTAAACACGAATAAATTTGTTGGTAGAACATCCAGAACATCCTCTAATCCAGAGTTACCGATCCATATCTTCTGCAAAGATGTAAGTTCTGTAAAACTTGATGGGAGTCCTCTCAAATTTTTACAACCATAAATGAAAAGACTGTCCAGGGCAGAAAGCCCATGGAAGAAATCATCTGGAAGAGAAATCAGTGGCAGACCACTGATTCCCAAAAACTGAAGAGATTCCATGCATTTCAGGCTGGGTAAAGACATGAGCTGGTCGAAATCCGCAATTATTAGTTCTTGAAGGTTCCTACAATTTGCCAGCTCATCACGCAGTGTCATTAAAGGCAAATTGCCCATTCGCAGTGAGGTGAGTCGGGTGCAAGCTTTAATGATATCCAAGGACTCGATGCTACTAAGTTCGTCAAGCATCAAGTATGTCAATGATTCACATTGTAGGGCTGGAATAGCTTTTAGCACGGGACAATCTTCAACTTGTAGCCATTCAAGGCGAGGAAACACAACCATCACCTCTACAGTAGGCACCATCCATGTGGTTAGCCTTGCAAAGCCAGATATCACAAGTTTCCTCAGAGATCGAAATACTTGCCCAGCAGAATTTCCATAGAACTCACTTCCGATGAATTCTACATCGAGCCCACTCATGATCAGAGTACTCAGGGAAGGCAAGTGGCCAAGTATGGGAAGGGTCTGACAATTGCTGCAGTTCAGTAATTTAAGCATTGTCAGATTGTTTAGTGGCCTTAAACGACCTGTGATATCTTCCTGACTTGCAACAGCCATTTTCATTATCCATGAAGGGAACGCTTTCCCGTAAAAGTTCTTCAATTCAATGGAAGACATTGCAGGGTGAGGTTGAAAGCCGTCCAGAACATCTTCATCAGTATAACCTTCACTGGTTTCGTCTCTATGTTTGGCCCAGGTCAAAGTCATTTTCATGACCTTGCTGTGTCTATTAAGTGCACCTTTGCCCGCCTCTTCCCCATTTTTCACGTGCTCGAGTCCATGAATGCATATCTCACCCCTAAGTTGGGATAAAGCTCCGAGCTCGTCAATTGTCCATCCTTGCTGATCACTATTCAAAGCAAGATGAGGTAAGGTCTGCAGGTTCTTCAACTCTGCTAATCCTTTTGATGCATACAAGGGAGTAGTTGTGAAGACGTGTCTTAAGTTGACAAGCCTATTTAATAACGAGGGTAGATTAGTCAACCTTTTGCATTTGCGGAGCCTGAGCGTTTGTAGATGGTAGAGTTTACAGATCATGTCTGGCAGCATTCTGATCGGATTATATGATAGGTCCAGAAATCTCAGGTGTTGCAGCAACCCAATAGCAGGTGGCAGCTCCGATAGATTAATATCCTTGAGAATTAGTGTGCGCAAATATTGTGCATGAAACCACCAATTCTGTGAATGAACACCTTCAAATGAAATTGTTCGTAACTTTCTTAGTGACTTTGGTTCAGAAAACTCAGACACCATTTGATCCTGTTCAGATGTGAACACCAAATGCCTATACTCACCGACATTTTGTTGGTCGTTTGCCTCCCTGATCAGAAGGAGATCCTTTGAAAGATAGACTGCAAGATCATGAACTAAATCATGCATTTTGTACCGCAAAATGCCATCCTCACCTGTCCCATCTTCCTGTAAGAACAAATTATTAAGCAGAATACTACAAAATTCCCCACCAATGTCTTCCTCAGTCAATCTCCTTGTTTGAGATGATGGTATGTGAAGGAATCCCTGAGCCGACCAATGTGCAATCAATAAATCCTTCTCTAGTGCACGGCCTTTGGGAAAAATTGCACAAAACGCGAAGCACTGCTTTAAAGATGGAGACGGTAGATGGTTGAAACTCAACAAAAGGGATGGGAGGATATGGTTTCTGCCTTGTGGTAGTTCCCAGAGCTCACTCGTTTCTATTTCTTCCCATTCGTGTTGGGAATTCTCCTTCGACATTAGTAAGCATCCGATAACATTTATGGCCAAGGGAACACCCTTACACTTGTTACCTATTCTTCTCCCAATCTCTTCAAGACAAGAACCGTCATCTACAACAACATTTTGCTTAAGTAGTTCCCAGCTATCGTCTTTAGATAATTCTTTAAGTTCGTGCTTGTATACAGCTCTTGCAGCGTCTGCAACTTTCTTGCTACGAGTTGTGATCAAGATCAAACTTCCCGGAAGTCCCCCAATCCTCTTCAGTGATTCTCGCAAAGAATCCCATAACACTTGATCTTCCTTCCAAACATCATCTAGGACAAGCAAGAACCTTTTGCCCTTCAACTTCTCCTCAAGTTTTCGTATGATCCCGTCTTTGTTGGACAAGTCCCCTTTGTTTGATGTGACAGCTTCAACCATTTCATTCAAAAGCCTTATGATGTTGAAGTTTTCAGAGACGCAGATCCAAATTTTACTATCCCCGAAAAGTGTGTTGATATTCTCATGATCATAAACGCGTCTTGCTAATGTTGTTTTCCCAAGACCTGTAGTGTGAAAGATTAGGAAATGCAAGGAGCAAGCAATAGCATATCTGCTAGTACATGTAATATATGCAATGTGTTGATGACTTGAGTCATATCTACTGAAAATTTTGCATCACTAATTTTGCTATATTGATCCATTACTTATAaccaatactccctccataccacaccaatggtaacatggacccacttttctcctcacaaaaagtgggtccatgttaccattggtgtggtatggagggagtataattttgcTCCCTCCCCTGCAACCCCCTACCTAGAGGTGGCAAATGGGTCAATCGGGCCAGGTATGAgtcgggtcagtttgggtcgggtcattttgggtctaTCATACATTTCGGGTCAGGTTGGGTTATTTCGGAtctcgggtcaatttcgggtgacctgttgtcgggtcattttgggtcggatCACTTCGAGTGTAgtactattttgattaagaaatactccctccgtcccggtcaatagttatctatttctaTATTGGGGTGTATCAAtgaatagttatctatttccaCTTTTGGCAACCTTTTGTGGGTGTATGTGGGGTTAagtgatttgtgtggtccaaatttaccCATATTaatttccttaatctttgtgccaaaaataatagataactattgatcgAGACGGAGGAGtactattttgcaaatttaaccAACGAAACTTTACTTTTGATGTAAATAACATTATATGCCTTAGGGCTTGCTTGGGATGAgagtaatgattaagggagtaatagagctaaaatgaactaaaaaatggagggaagggaTGAGGTTGGGGATAGAAATGAATAGAAATGGggaaatatagtgtaatagtccctccattaagggagtaattgttaccCACCTCCCCCTCCAAGTAATAattacctccatatggaggtaataattcctccctcacctcctctttccaccctccacaaccaccacaaagcACCAATCTCCCCTCATTTCCTCTTATTTTAGCTctcattactcccttaataattactctcatccCAAGCAAGCCCTTAGTACTTGTCATTTTGGGTCACTTTAAGTCACTTTGGACCGGGTCAATCATGGGTTGGGTCTTTTTGGATTGGGTCATCTCAggtcgggtcaacattgggtcaaCCAAGGTTCGGGTCGGGTCCGGTGAATTTGGGTTTCGGGTCGAGCAAGTTCGGTCTCTGGTTGTGTCATTCGGGGTTGGGCCAGCTTTGCCAGGTTTACCCCTACCCCATCCCCCGCCACGAGCTACCCCGCCATATCACGCCCTCCACCCCTGCAACTGCTTCCCCCACCACGCCCCTCCCAACCACCATCCTAATTGAACAAAAAAAACCAATAGATAAATAAATCCCTAATTAGAAAAAAACACAATTAATTCAATCAAAAACAAAATTAATGTAACTTATTTAATAAGACGAAACAATTACTAGTTTAATATTCAAATTAAGATctataattgaaaattttgtaCGCAATTTGGTTTAGCTTTTGAGCTGGATAGAATATGGACAATTTTTTTTAGGGGAAGAACAGTAAAATGCGGACGATGAAGTAAACTTcagatatgaaaaaaaaaattcgataaAAGAATGTGACGGAGATGAGTATGCTACCGTGAATTTGTGGTCTTTATCAGCGCTTATATAAGATAAGATGATAGAGAATTGGTAAACGCAGGTGAAAGGTGAAAAAGTGAGTACCTCCCATTCCGACGATGCTAACAATGGGCAAAGAACTATCTTCATTGAAAGAATCACATAACATTTCAAGCAGCTTTCTTTCATCATCCTTCCTTCCTACAAACCCACCTGAGACATGTTCCCGAGCTTGATTCCAGCTCCTACCATTTCCACACCAAACATTTCCTGCAAATATAATGCCAAATCGTCGTCATTTCCCTCTCACAGTTAATTTATACTCTCTCCCGAATCTCTGAAAGCTTCACTTAAAGGTTAGATTTGAAACAACAATTAGATTATTCTTTAAAACTGAAATTACTTGACCTACACCTAAAGGCAATATGAACAGAACTAAGCCGAACACCAATTGAATGAATCAAGAAAATGAAAAGAGTATAGGACCTCCTTACCATTGTAAGTTTCTCGTACAGCATCTCGCGCAATCTCCACCTAACCCAGCCAGCCAGAAATCAAGGTTAGTGCAAGTTAAAAATTGAATATTATAACAGAAATTTGTAATGAAAGCAAGTATAGTTCCCAAAAATATTCTAGAAATTCGACATTGGGGGTATGGAAAATTAACAATCACGCACGTGACATTAGGGTAATGGAGGATTTTGAATTCCTAACAACCGAATTTGCGTTAAATCGCAAAAATTCCACTATTTCTAAACTTTTGTGGGTGCACTTACACCCACTGAACTCATCAGAGAAACGCCCTGTATGCGACCCCTAAGAAGATTAtataaaaaacaactcaaagtaGTGAAAATGTTAGCAGCTAACGACAAACCACATTAGCGCTCTTAGCCAGCCACTAACCTGATTAAGACCAATACCCTTGGCCTCGGCATCTAGCTCATCAAACAACGAGAGGATGTTCCTAATCTTCAACGACATCCGAAAACGGAAAAACAAAGGGGTACACACAAAAAAGTGACGGAACTTATTAGTATTACGCGAGAGAAAATAGACTTTTTGTCGGATAACCTCATAGGCATACTCATCCAGGAGGTCATCCGTCGAATAAGCGACATCTTGGAAACGCTTGAGCCAAGTGTCCAGCAACCTGATCTTCTGGGCCTGGTGGTTGGACCCGCTTAAGTCCTCCAAGAAAGCTTCAACGTATTCAAATTTACGTCGAAGCTTATCGAGTTGGTCTCGGTAGCCTAATGCTAGCTGCACCTCCTCTGAAGCCCGACCTATTATCAAATGAGCTAGCGCCTTCGCCCCATCGATTGCCAGGCCTTTTCCTACCGCTATTGCTAGTGCTTCTGCCATTAAAAGAGatgattatttagtagtgatGTCACTCAAATTTTGGAAAAACAGCTTCAAGATGTAAGAGTAGTAACTAGTAAGGACCTTAAAAGCAGAAAAAAAGTCGTTTACCAATTGGCGATAATTAATTTCAAAACGATAATTAATTTGGTAAATCAAAATAATGCTCTTGTTTTGCCAATTGGCACATGGGGGGTTCGTTCTTCTACTAAAAATGGTCGGCTTTGTAGTACGGAAATGTCAGTACACAGAGTATAGAATTCACTTTCAGATCTGATCACTGACCACTAGTTTGGAGTATATGAATTCAAAATGCTTCCCAAATTTGATTAGTTAAAAAAATAATACTCTTGACTTTAAAAAAATAATGCTAACAAAACAGTGTCGGAACTTATTAGTATTACAGGAGAGGAAATAGACTTTTTGTCGGATAACCTCATAGGAATACTCATCCGTCAAATAAGCGACATCTTGGAAACGCTTGAGCCAAGTGTCCAGCAACCTGAACTTCTGGGCCTGGTTGTTGGACCCGCTTAAGTCCTCCAAGAAAGCTTCAATGTATTCAAATTTACGTCGAAGCTTATCGAGTTGGTCTCGGTAGCCTAATGCTAGTTGCACCTCCTTCGAGGCTCGGCCAGTTATCAAATGAGCTAGCGCCTTCGCCCCCTCAATTGCCAGGCCTTTTCCCACCTCTATTACCAGCGCTTCCGCcattaaaacggatgattttttAGTAGTAATCCCACTCAAATTTTGGAAAAACAGCTTCAAGATGTAAGGGTAGCAGGTATATTTTACCAAATGGCACAAGGGGGGTTCGTTTTTCTAGTAAGAGTGGTCAACGGAAAACCTCAGTACACAGAGTATAAAATTGTTTCACTTTCAGGGCTCACTTGGAATGGGAGTAATTATTAATGgagtaatagagctaaaatgaactaaaaaatggagggaagggaTGAGGATGAGAGATAGAAATGGATAAAAATGGggaaatatagtgtaatagtTCCTCCATTAGGGAAGTAATTGTTACCTACCTCCACCCTCAAGTAATTATTACCCCCTAATGGAGGAACCATTACACTATATTTCCCCATTTCTATCTATTTCTATCTCTCATCCACATCCCTTCTCTCCAttttttttagttcattttagctctattactcCATTAATAATTACTCACATTCCAAGCGAGCCCTCGTTGATCAACCACTACATTGGAGCATGGTTACcggattcgctatgaatacgtctTTACCAATTCGCGATTCGTTCTTATAGAATGTGTGTTACATGTATTTTCAGTAAGCAacatgatagaattcgcttttaacaattCGCGATTCGTAGGGTACCGAGCGAATTCGGTAACCATGCATTGGAGTATATGAATTCAAAATGCTTCCCAGATTTTATTAGTTAAAATAATACTCTTCTGCAATGAGCCGAGTTAAGAGAGCAACTCGATCTCCATTCTCCGCTACAATACTTTGACCATGTTTTTACGCTTTTATATATTATTACTTTTTGCCGAAAATACAATTTCAACAGATGCAATTATCTTTGTAACATTCATTATGAAAATTCCGGGGTACACCCTACCCATAGAAAATATCTCAAGGTTTCTCATTGGTTTGGGCGAACGATAAACTTGTACACCTTATAAATTTTCATTGCCTCAATGTTTCATAAACTTCTAAATATCTTCGTACTCCGGAACTTATTCCAAAATAATTGTCCCATTTCTCTTAAATCATCCTAAACCAAAAGGTGAACAATAAAAGTAGAATGAAGCTAATATGATCTACATAGTATTTCTAATCTCAAGTCTCTTacttagtcatttgtttatctttatttttgACACAAAGGTCGGGGAGTGGGGGAGGGACCACTGATGACAAGTGTATCGAGTTTCAGGTCAAATACGCTATCAAAGCCACTTATAatgaaacgtaaacaaatgaataaaacaactaaaaatagaATAGATAAACAAATTATCAGAACAAATGGAGCATAATTATATGAAATTTCCGAAATAATCCAAATTAGAATCAACTTATAtgaaaacgtaaacaaatgaataaaacacCTACAAACAGAATAGATAGTATCATAAGACGGAGCAAAATTCTCAAGCTTGACACCTTTATAAGATAAGATTCTTACTTGATTGATTTCACGCTTAATTGGGGATTCTGGAGATGTCGAAGCTTCATTTGAATGTATTGGAGAGAAAGGAGGAAATCGTAGCACCATCGCGGTCGGTAATTGAAATGAAAGTTTTCGGGTAATTTGAGGCTAATGGGTCAATTGTGTTTAGATCTGGCCACAGCCCACAGGTCGGGGCTAGAAACTTAGGGTctgtttggattgagtgatttgaaGAGAAATGAA from Silene latifolia isolate original U9 population chromosome 2, ASM4854445v1, whole genome shotgun sequence encodes the following:
- the LOC141627638 gene encoding putative disease resistance protein RGA3 → MAEALAIAVGKGLAIDGAKALAHLIIGRASEEVQLALGYRDQLDKLRRKFEYVEAFLEDLSGSNHQAQKIRLLDTWLKRFQDVAYSTDDLLDEYAYEVIRQKVYFLSRNTNKFRHFFVCTPLFFRFRMSLKIRNILSLFDELDAEAKGIGLNQVEIARDAVRETYNGNVWCGNGRSWNQAREHVSGGFVGRKDDERKLLEMLCDSFNEDSSLPIVSIVGMGGLGKTTLARRVYDHENINTLFGDSKIWICVSENFNIIRLLNEMVEAVTSNKGDLSNKDGIIRKLEEKLKGKRFLLVLDDVWKEDQVLWDSLRESLKRIGGLPGSLILITTRSKKVADAARAVYKHELKELSKDDSWELLKQNVVVDDGSCLEEIGRRIGNKCKGVPLAINVIGCLLMSKENSQHEWEEIETSELWELPQGRNHILPSLLLSFNHLPSPSLKQCFAFCAIFPKGRALEKDLLIAHWSAQGFLHIPSSQTRRLTEEDIGGEFCSILLNNLFLQEDGTGEDGILRYKMHDLVHDLAVYLSKDLLLIREANDQQNVGEYRHLVFTSEQDQMVSEFSEPKSLRKLRTISFEGVHSQNWWFHAQYLRTLILKDINLSELPPAIGLLQHLRFLDLSYNPIRMLPDMICKLYHLQTLRLRKCKRLTNLPSLLNRLVNLRHVFTTTPLYASKGLAELKNLQTLPHLALNSDQQGWTIDELGALSQLRGEICIHGLEHVKNGEEAGKGALNRHSKVMKMTLTWAKHRDETSEGYTDEDVLDGFQPHPAMSSIELKNFYGKAFPSWIMKMAVASQEDITGRLRPLNNLTMLKLLNCSNCQTLPILGHLPSLSTLIMSGLDVEFIGSEFYGNSAGQVFRSLRKLVISGFARLTTWMVPTVEVMVVFPRLEWLQVEDCPVLKAIPALQCESLTYLMLDELSSIESLDIIKACTRLTSLRMGNLPLMTLRDELANCRNLQELIIADFDQLMSLPSLKCMESLQFLGISGLPLISLPDDFFHGLSALDSLFIYGCKNLRGLPSSFTELTSLQKIWIGNSGLEDVLDVLPTNLFVFRKLWYLDIPSYSVVSLRSMLEATEQLPNIKVIGVQGFKDEQQLEEYFSDMTPFLRLQSLNELILVAMVGYPGIRSLPKQLGLLTRITTLSIRRFEHLEEISEWLCNLSSLESLEFRLCRSLKCLPSKEALGRLTQLRSLLITECPLLMKSYVNDKGPEWDKVKHLRYIEVDGKEIF